From Macaca mulatta isolate MMU2019108-1 chromosome 1, T2T-MMU8v2.0, whole genome shotgun sequence, the proteins below share one genomic window:
- the ETV3 gene encoding ETS translocation variant 3 isoform X2, whose product MKAGCSIVEKPEGGGGYQFPDWAYKTESSPGSRQIQLWHFILELLQKEEFRHVIAWQQGEYGEFVIKDPDEVARLWGRRKCKPQMNYDKLSRALRYYYNKRILHKTKGKRFTYKFNFNKLVMPNYPFINIRSSVVPQSAPPVPTASSRFHFPPLDTHSPTSDVQPGRFSASSLTASGQESSNGTDRKAELSELEDGSAADWRRAVDPMSSRNAIGGGGIGHQKRKPDIMLPLFARPGMYPDPHSPFAVSPIPGRGGVLNVPISPALSLTPTIFSYSPSPGLSPFTSSSCFSFNPEEMKHYLHSQACSVFNYHLSPRTFPRYPGLMVPPLQCQMHPEESTQFSIKLQPPPVGRKNRERVESSEESAPVTAPTMASIPPRIKVEPASEKDPESLRQSARGKEEHTQEEGTVPSRTVEEEKGTIFARPAPPIWPSVPISTPSEELLEVTEDGEDRPGKEPSAPEKKEDALMPPKLRLKRRWNDDPEARELSKSGKFLWNGSGPQGLATAAADA is encoded by the exons ATGAAAGCCGGCTGTAGCATCGTGGAAAAGCCagaaggaggtggag GGTATCAGTTTCCTGATTGGGCCTACAAAACAGAGTCGTCCCCAGGCTCCCGGCAGATCCAGCTGTGGCACTTCATCCTGGAGCTGCTGCAGAAGGAAGAGTTCCGCCATGTCATCGCCTGGCAGCAGGGAGAGTACGGGGAATTTGTCATCAAGGATCCAGATGAGGTGGCCCGCCTCTGGGGCCGCAGGAAATGCAAACCACAGATGAATTATGACAAGCTGAGCCGGGCCCTCAG ATACTATTACAACAAGAGGATCCTTCataaaacaaaagggaaaagatTTACCTATAAATTTAATTTCAACAAACTGGTGATGCCCAACTACCCGTTCATCAACATTCGGTCAA GTGTGGTTCCTCAGAGTGCGCCACCAGTGCCAACAGCCTCTTCCCGGTTCCATTTCCCACCTCTGGACACCCATTCTCCAACCAGTGATGTGCAGCCGGGACGGTTCTCTGCTAGCTCCCTAACTGCTTCTGGCCAGGAGTCCAGTAATGGTACTGATAGAAAGGCTGAGCTTTCCGAGCTGGAGGATGGCTCAGCTGCTGACTGGCGCCGGGCTGTGGATCCCATGTCCTCCAGGAATGCCATTGGCGGAGGAGGGATTGGCCATCAGAAACGCAAGCCTGACATAATGCTTCCTCTGTTTGCTAGGCCAGGGATGTACCCTGACCCCCACAGTCCCTTCGCTGTCTCTCCAATCCCTGGCCGCGGAGGTGTCCTTAATGTCCCCATTTCACCAGCCCTCTCCCTGACTCCCACCATCTTCTCCTATAGCCCATCACCAGGCCTGAGTCCTTTCACCAGCAGCAGCTGCTTCTCCTTCAACCCTGAGGAAATGAAACACTACCTTCATTCTCAAGCTTGTTCTGTGTTCAACTACCATCTGAGTCCTCGGACTTTTCCCCGTTACCCGGGGCTCATGGTTCCACCACTGCAGTGCCAGATGCATCCTGAGGAGTCAACTCAGTTCTCCATCAAGCTGCAGCCCCCACCAGTTGGGCGGAAGAACCGGGAGAGGGTTGAGAGCAGCGAGGAGTCAGCACCAGTCACCGCACCCACCATGGCTTCTATTCCCCCAAGAATCAAGGTGGAACCTGCCTCTGAAAAGGATCCTGAGAGCCTCAGGCAGTCAGCACGAGGGAAGGAGGAGCACACTCAAGAAGAGGGCACTGTGCCAAGCAGGACCGTTGAGGAAGAAAAAGGCACCATCTTTGCCCGTCCTGCACCACCCATCTGGCCCTCTGTGCCCATTAGCACCCCAAGTGAAGAACTTCTGGAGGTGACTGAAGATGGTGAGGACAGGCCTGGCAAAGAGCCCAGTGCACCTGAGAAGAAAGAAGATGCCCTGATGCCCCCCAAGCTTCGGTTGAAGCGGCGCTGGAATGATGACCCTGAAGCCCGGGAGCTGAGCAAGAGTGGCAAGTTCCTCTGGAATGGGTCAGGACCCCAGGGCTTGGCAACAGCAGCAGCTGATGCTTAG
- the ETV3 gene encoding ETS translocation variant 3 isoform X1, producing MKAGCSIVEKPEGGGGYQFPDWAYKTESSPGSRQIQLWHFILELLQKEEFRHVIAWQQGEYGEFVIKDPDEVARLWGRRKCKPQMNYDKLSRALRYYYNKRILHKTKGKRFTYKFNFNKLVMPNYPFINIRSSGVVPQSAPPVPTASSRFHFPPLDTHSPTSDVQPGRFSASSLTASGQESSNGTDRKAELSELEDGSAADWRRAVDPMSSRNAIGGGGIGHQKRKPDIMLPLFARPGMYPDPHSPFAVSPIPGRGGVLNVPISPALSLTPTIFSYSPSPGLSPFTSSSCFSFNPEEMKHYLHSQACSVFNYHLSPRTFPRYPGLMVPPLQCQMHPEESTQFSIKLQPPPVGRKNRERVESSEESAPVTAPTMASIPPRIKVEPASEKDPESLRQSARGKEEHTQEEGTVPSRTVEEEKGTIFARPAPPIWPSVPISTPSEELLEVTEDGEDRPGKEPSAPEKKEDALMPPKLRLKRRWNDDPEARELSKSGKFLWNGSGPQGLATAAADA from the exons ATGAAAGCCGGCTGTAGCATCGTGGAAAAGCCagaaggaggtggag GGTATCAGTTTCCTGATTGGGCCTACAAAACAGAGTCGTCCCCAGGCTCCCGGCAGATCCAGCTGTGGCACTTCATCCTGGAGCTGCTGCAGAAGGAAGAGTTCCGCCATGTCATCGCCTGGCAGCAGGGAGAGTACGGGGAATTTGTCATCAAGGATCCAGATGAGGTGGCCCGCCTCTGGGGCCGCAGGAAATGCAAACCACAGATGAATTATGACAAGCTGAGCCGGGCCCTCAG ATACTATTACAACAAGAGGATCCTTCataaaacaaaagggaaaagatTTACCTATAAATTTAATTTCAACAAACTGGTGATGCCCAACTACCCGTTCATCAACATTCGGTCAAGTG GTGTGGTTCCTCAGAGTGCGCCACCAGTGCCAACAGCCTCTTCCCGGTTCCATTTCCCACCTCTGGACACCCATTCTCCAACCAGTGATGTGCAGCCGGGACGGTTCTCTGCTAGCTCCCTAACTGCTTCTGGCCAGGAGTCCAGTAATGGTACTGATAGAAAGGCTGAGCTTTCCGAGCTGGAGGATGGCTCAGCTGCTGACTGGCGCCGGGCTGTGGATCCCATGTCCTCCAGGAATGCCATTGGCGGAGGAGGGATTGGCCATCAGAAACGCAAGCCTGACATAATGCTTCCTCTGTTTGCTAGGCCAGGGATGTACCCTGACCCCCACAGTCCCTTCGCTGTCTCTCCAATCCCTGGCCGCGGAGGTGTCCTTAATGTCCCCATTTCACCAGCCCTCTCCCTGACTCCCACCATCTTCTCCTATAGCCCATCACCAGGCCTGAGTCCTTTCACCAGCAGCAGCTGCTTCTCCTTCAACCCTGAGGAAATGAAACACTACCTTCATTCTCAAGCTTGTTCTGTGTTCAACTACCATCTGAGTCCTCGGACTTTTCCCCGTTACCCGGGGCTCATGGTTCCACCACTGCAGTGCCAGATGCATCCTGAGGAGTCAACTCAGTTCTCCATCAAGCTGCAGCCCCCACCAGTTGGGCGGAAGAACCGGGAGAGGGTTGAGAGCAGCGAGGAGTCAGCACCAGTCACCGCACCCACCATGGCTTCTATTCCCCCAAGAATCAAGGTGGAACCTGCCTCTGAAAAGGATCCTGAGAGCCTCAGGCAGTCAGCACGAGGGAAGGAGGAGCACACTCAAGAAGAGGGCACTGTGCCAAGCAGGACCGTTGAGGAAGAAAAAGGCACCATCTTTGCCCGTCCTGCACCACCCATCTGGCCCTCTGTGCCCATTAGCACCCCAAGTGAAGAACTTCTGGAGGTGACTGAAGATGGTGAGGACAGGCCTGGCAAAGAGCCCAGTGCACCTGAGAAGAAAGAAGATGCCCTGATGCCCCCCAAGCTTCGGTTGAAGCGGCGCTGGAATGATGACCCTGAAGCCCGGGAGCTGAGCAAGAGTGGCAAGTTCCTCTGGAATGGGTCAGGACCCCAGGGCTTGGCAACAGCAGCAGCTGATGCTTAG